The following proteins are encoded in a genomic region of Columba livia isolate bColLiv1 breed racing homer chromosome 17, bColLiv1.pat.W.v2, whole genome shotgun sequence:
- the TAOK3 gene encoding serine/threonine-protein kinase TAO3 isoform X2 — MRKGVPKDPEIADLFYKDDPEEIFVGLHEIGHGSFGAVYFATNSHTNEVVAVKKMSYSGKQTNEKWQDIIKEVKFLQQLKHPNTIEYKGCYLKEHTAWLVMEYCLGSASDLLEVHKKPLQEVEIAAITHGALQGLAYLHSHSKIHRDIKAGNILLTEPGQVKLADFGSASIVSPANSFVGTPYWMAPEVILAMDEGQYDGKVDVWSLGITCIELAERKPPLFNMNAMSALYHIAQNDSPTLQSNEWSDSFRGFVDYCLQKIPQERPSSTDLLRHDFVRRDRPPRVLIDLIQRTKDAVRELDNLQYRKMKKILFQETRNGPLTESQEEEEDHVFIRDEVGHRDRRPEVRPTQSVQNQALHYRNRERFATIKSASLVTRQIHEHEQENELREQMSGYKRMRRQHQKQLIALENKLKAEMDEHRLKLQKEVETHANNSSIELEKLAKKQVAVMEKEAKAAAADEKKFQQQILAQQKKDLATFLESQKKQYKLCKEKIKEEMNEDHSTPKKEKQERISKHKENLQHTQAEEEAHLLSQQRLYYDKNCRSFKRRTMIKRHEMEQQNIREELNKKRTQKEMEHAMLIRHDESTRELEYRQLHTLQKLRMDLIRLQHQTELENQLEYNKRRERELHRKHFMELRQQPKNLKAMEMQIKKQFQDTCKVQTKQYKALKNHQLEVTPKSEHKTILKSLKDEQTRKLAILAEQYEQSINEMMASQALRLDEAQEAECQALRLQLQQEMELLNAYQSKIKMQTEAQHERELQKLEQRVSLRRAHLEQKIEEELAALQKERSERIKFLLERQEREIETFDMESLRMGFGNLVTLEYPKEDYR; from the exons GCTACAAATTCCCACACTAATGAGGTGGTGGCAGTCAAGAAGATGTCCTATAGTGGAAAGCAAACGAATGAG AAATGGCAGGATATCATCAAAGAAGTCAAGTTTCTACAACAGCTGAAGCACCCCAACACCATCGAGTATAAGGGCTGTTACCTGAAAGAGCATACAGCCTGG ttggTTATGGAGTACTGTTTAGGATCAGCTTCTGATTTGCTAGAGG TTCATAAGAAGCCACTTCAGGAAGTGGAGATCGCTGCCATCACCCACGGTGCCTTGCAGGGGCTGGCCTACCTGCACTCTCACTCCAAGATTCATAG ggaTATTAAAGCTGGAAATATTCTTCTAACAGAACCAGGTCAAGTGAAACTAGCAGATTTTGGGTCAGCATCTATAGTCTCCCCTGCCAATTCTTTTGTGGGAACGCCTTACTG GATGGCACCAGAGGTGATCCTTGCTATGGACGAGGGACAGTACGATGGAAAGGTGGATGTCTGGTCTCTTGGGATCACGTGTATTGAGTTAG CTGAAAGGAAGCCTCCACTTTTCAACATGAATGCAATGAGTGCCTTATATCACATAGCCCAGAATGATTCCCCTACGTTACAGTCAAATGAATG GTCAGACTCCTTTAGGGGATTCGTTGATTACTGCTTACAGAAAATACCTCAGGAAAGGCCATCATCAACAGATCTGTTACGG CATGATTTTGTTCGCCGAGACAGACCACCAAGGGTACTAATAGACCTCATACAAAGGACGAAAGATGCGGTACGTGAATTGGATAACCTGCAGTACCGGAAAATGAAGAAGATCCTTTTCCAGGAGACACGGAATGGCCCACTGACCGAGTCtcaagaagaggaggag GATCATGTATTTATAAGGGATGAGGTGGGCCACAGGGATCGCAGGCCTGAGGTGCGGCCTACCCAGTCTGTGCAGAATCAGGCCCTCCACTACCGGAACCGAGAGCGCTTTGCCACAATCAAATCAGCATCTTTG GTTACAAGACAGATCCATGAGCATGAGCAGGAGAACGAGTTGCGGGAACAGATGTCAGGATATAAGCGGATGCGGCGCCAGCACCAGAAGCAGCTGATCGCCCTGGAAAACAAGTTGAAGGCCGAGATGGACGAGCACCGCCTCAAGCTGCAGAAGGAGGTGGAGACGCATGCCAACAACTCGTCCattgagctggagaagctggccAAGAAGCAAGTGGCTGTGATGGAGAAAGAG GCaaaggcagctgcagcagatgaAAAGAAATTCCAGCAACAGATTTTGGCTCAGCAAAAGAAAGACCTGGCGACCTTTTTAGAAAGTCAGAAGAAACAATACAAGCTTTGCAAGGAAAAGATTAAAGAG GAAATGAATGAGGACCACAGCACGCCgaagaaagagaagcaagaaagaatatcCAAACATAAAGAGAACCTGCAGCACACACAGGCTGAAGAGGAGGCCCATCTTCTCAGCCAGCAGAGACTCTACTATGACAAAAACTGCCGTTCCTTCAAGAGAAGAACGATGATCAAGAGGCATGAGATGGAGCAGCAGAACATTCGGGAG GAGTTAAACAAGAAGCGGACCCAGAAGGAAATGGAGCACGCCATGCTGATCCGGCACGACGAGTCGACGCGCGAGCTGGAGTACAGGCAGCTGCACACGCTGCAGAAGCTGCGAATGGACCTGATCCGGCTGCAGCACCAGACTGAGCTTGAGAACCAGCTGGAATACAACAAGCGGCGAGAGCGGGAGCTGCACAGGAAGCATTTCATGGAGCTCCGGCAGCAACCAAAGAACCTGAAG GCTATGGAAATGCAGATCAAAAAGCAGTTCCAGGACACATGCAAAGTGCAAACTAAGCAGTACAAAGCACTGAAGAATCACCAGCTGGAAGTAACTCCAAAGAGTGAGCACAAGACAATTTTGAAGAGTCTGAAGGACGAGCAGACGAGGAAGCTCGCCATCCTGGCAGAGCAGTATGAGCAGAGCATCAACGAGATGATGGCCTCGCAAGCG CTACGGCTGGACGAGGCCCAAGAAGCGGAATGCCAAGCCCTGAGACTGCAACTCCAGCAGGAGATGGAGCTGCTCAACGCCTACCAGAGCAAAATTAAGATGCAGACAGAAGCACAGCACGAAAGGGAACTCCAGAAGCTGGAGCAACGGGTGTCGCTGCGCAGGGCGCATCTGGAGCAGAAG ATCGAAGAGGAGCTGGCCGCCCTGCAGAAGGAACGCAGCGAGAGGATCAAGTTTCTGCTGGAAAGGCAGGAGCGAGAGATTGAAACGTTTGACATGGAGAGCTTGCGCATGGGCTTTGGGAATTTGGTCACGTTAGAATATCCCAAGGAGGACTATAGATGA
- the TAOK3 gene encoding serine/threonine-protein kinase TAO3 isoform X1: MRKGVPKDPEIADLFYKDDPEEIFVGLHEIGHGSFGAVYFATNSHTNEVVAVKKMSYSGKQTNEKWQDIIKEVKFLQQLKHPNTIEYKGCYLKEHTAWLVMEYCLGSASDLLEVHKKPLQEVEIAAITHGALQGLAYLHSHSKIHRDIKAGNILLTEPGQVKLADFGSASIVSPANSFVGTPYWMAPEVILAMDEGQYDGKVDVWSLGITCIELAERKPPLFNMNAMSALYHIAQNDSPTLQSNEWSDSFRGFVDYCLQKIPQERPSSTDLLRHDFVRRDRPPRVLIDLIQRTKDAVRELDNLQYRKMKKILFQETRNGPLTESQEEEEDSEHGSNLSRKMDSLGSNHSIPSMSVSTGSQSSSVSSMQEVLDESSPELVMMHSDESTINSTSSVVHKKDHVFIRDEVGHRDRRPEVRPTQSVQNQALHYRNRERFATIKSASLVTRQIHEHEQENELREQMSGYKRMRRQHQKQLIALENKLKAEMDEHRLKLQKEVETHANNSSIELEKLAKKQVAVMEKEAKAAAADEKKFQQQILAQQKKDLATFLESQKKQYKLCKEKIKEEMNEDHSTPKKEKQERISKHKENLQHTQAEEEAHLLSQQRLYYDKNCRSFKRRTMIKRHEMEQQNIREELNKKRTQKEMEHAMLIRHDESTRELEYRQLHTLQKLRMDLIRLQHQTELENQLEYNKRRERELHRKHFMELRQQPKNLKAMEMQIKKQFQDTCKVQTKQYKALKNHQLEVTPKSEHKTILKSLKDEQTRKLAILAEQYEQSINEMMASQALRLDEAQEAECQALRLQLQQEMELLNAYQSKIKMQTEAQHERELQKLEQRVSLRRAHLEQKIEEELAALQKERSERIKFLLERQEREIETFDMESLRMGFGNLVTLEYPKEDYR; encoded by the exons GCTACAAATTCCCACACTAATGAGGTGGTGGCAGTCAAGAAGATGTCCTATAGTGGAAAGCAAACGAATGAG AAATGGCAGGATATCATCAAAGAAGTCAAGTTTCTACAACAGCTGAAGCACCCCAACACCATCGAGTATAAGGGCTGTTACCTGAAAGAGCATACAGCCTGG ttggTTATGGAGTACTGTTTAGGATCAGCTTCTGATTTGCTAGAGG TTCATAAGAAGCCACTTCAGGAAGTGGAGATCGCTGCCATCACCCACGGTGCCTTGCAGGGGCTGGCCTACCTGCACTCTCACTCCAAGATTCATAG ggaTATTAAAGCTGGAAATATTCTTCTAACAGAACCAGGTCAAGTGAAACTAGCAGATTTTGGGTCAGCATCTATAGTCTCCCCTGCCAATTCTTTTGTGGGAACGCCTTACTG GATGGCACCAGAGGTGATCCTTGCTATGGACGAGGGACAGTACGATGGAAAGGTGGATGTCTGGTCTCTTGGGATCACGTGTATTGAGTTAG CTGAAAGGAAGCCTCCACTTTTCAACATGAATGCAATGAGTGCCTTATATCACATAGCCCAGAATGATTCCCCTACGTTACAGTCAAATGAATG GTCAGACTCCTTTAGGGGATTCGTTGATTACTGCTTACAGAAAATACCTCAGGAAAGGCCATCATCAACAGATCTGTTACGG CATGATTTTGTTCGCCGAGACAGACCACCAAGGGTACTAATAGACCTCATACAAAGGACGAAAGATGCGGTACGTGAATTGGATAACCTGCAGTACCGGAAAATGAAGAAGATCCTTTTCCAGGAGACACGGAATGGCCCACTGACCGAGTCtcaagaagaggaggag GACAGTGAGCATGGATCAAACCTGAGTAGGAAGATGGACAGTCTGGGCAGCAACCATTCCATCCCCAGCATGTCTGTGAGCACAGGCAGTCAGAGCAGCAGCGTGAGCAGCATGCAGGAGGTCCTGGATGAGAGCAGCCCTGAACTGGTCATGATGCATAGTGACGAGAGCACCATTAATTCCACTTCCTCCGTTGTTCATAAGAAG GATCATGTATTTATAAGGGATGAGGTGGGCCACAGGGATCGCAGGCCTGAGGTGCGGCCTACCCAGTCTGTGCAGAATCAGGCCCTCCACTACCGGAACCGAGAGCGCTTTGCCACAATCAAATCAGCATCTTTG GTTACAAGACAGATCCATGAGCATGAGCAGGAGAACGAGTTGCGGGAACAGATGTCAGGATATAAGCGGATGCGGCGCCAGCACCAGAAGCAGCTGATCGCCCTGGAAAACAAGTTGAAGGCCGAGATGGACGAGCACCGCCTCAAGCTGCAGAAGGAGGTGGAGACGCATGCCAACAACTCGTCCattgagctggagaagctggccAAGAAGCAAGTGGCTGTGATGGAGAAAGAG GCaaaggcagctgcagcagatgaAAAGAAATTCCAGCAACAGATTTTGGCTCAGCAAAAGAAAGACCTGGCGACCTTTTTAGAAAGTCAGAAGAAACAATACAAGCTTTGCAAGGAAAAGATTAAAGAG GAAATGAATGAGGACCACAGCACGCCgaagaaagagaagcaagaaagaatatcCAAACATAAAGAGAACCTGCAGCACACACAGGCTGAAGAGGAGGCCCATCTTCTCAGCCAGCAGAGACTCTACTATGACAAAAACTGCCGTTCCTTCAAGAGAAGAACGATGATCAAGAGGCATGAGATGGAGCAGCAGAACATTCGGGAG GAGTTAAACAAGAAGCGGACCCAGAAGGAAATGGAGCACGCCATGCTGATCCGGCACGACGAGTCGACGCGCGAGCTGGAGTACAGGCAGCTGCACACGCTGCAGAAGCTGCGAATGGACCTGATCCGGCTGCAGCACCAGACTGAGCTTGAGAACCAGCTGGAATACAACAAGCGGCGAGAGCGGGAGCTGCACAGGAAGCATTTCATGGAGCTCCGGCAGCAACCAAAGAACCTGAAG GCTATGGAAATGCAGATCAAAAAGCAGTTCCAGGACACATGCAAAGTGCAAACTAAGCAGTACAAAGCACTGAAGAATCACCAGCTGGAAGTAACTCCAAAGAGTGAGCACAAGACAATTTTGAAGAGTCTGAAGGACGAGCAGACGAGGAAGCTCGCCATCCTGGCAGAGCAGTATGAGCAGAGCATCAACGAGATGATGGCCTCGCAAGCG CTACGGCTGGACGAGGCCCAAGAAGCGGAATGCCAAGCCCTGAGACTGCAACTCCAGCAGGAGATGGAGCTGCTCAACGCCTACCAGAGCAAAATTAAGATGCAGACAGAAGCACAGCACGAAAGGGAACTCCAGAAGCTGGAGCAACGGGTGTCGCTGCGCAGGGCGCATCTGGAGCAGAAG ATCGAAGAGGAGCTGGCCGCCCTGCAGAAGGAACGCAGCGAGAGGATCAAGTTTCTGCTGGAAAGGCAGGAGCGAGAGATTGAAACGTTTGACATGGAGAGCTTGCGCATGGGCTTTGGGAATTTGGTCACGTTAGAATATCCCAAGGAGGACTATAGATGA